The Balaenoptera acutorostrata chromosome 10, mBalAcu1.1, whole genome shotgun sequence genome has a window encoding:
- the LOC103016548 gene encoding bolA-like protein 2, giving the protein MELSAEYLREKLQRDLEAEHVEVEDTTPNRCTSSFRVLVVSAKFEGKPLLQRHRLVNSCLAEELLHIHVPAHRNE; this is encoded by the coding sequence ATGGAACTCAGCGCCGAGTATCTCCGGGAGAAGCTGCAGCGGGACCTGGAGGCGGAACACGTGGAAGTGGAGGACACGACTCCCAACCGTTGCACATCCAGCTTCCGAGTCCTAGTGGTGTCGGCCAAGTTTGAGGGAAAGCCGCTGCTTCAGAGACACCGGCTTGTGAACAGTTGCCTAGCAGAAGAGCTCCTGCACATCCATgtgcctgcacaccgcaacgagtag